From Debaryomyces hansenii CBS767 chromosome C complete sequence, a single genomic window includes:
- a CDS encoding DEHA2C02222p (similar to uniprot|P53223 Saccharomyces cerevisiae YGR036C CAX4 Dolichyl pyrophosphate (Dol-P-P) phosphatase) — protein MESSTSLVVEYNPIPFDHTYILYDPNDLISMASVHMSLLPIYIMVFYTAWFLITREIEPVVIVGGHLIGEVANKVIKKLIKQPRPDFHKDFGSGSYSLSFGMPSAHSQFMGLFGAYFVCIFLFRMSHLTRLQRWLGCFVLVVSSTAVAFSRVYLLYHTIQQVAVGIMFGTFLGIFYFILTSIARDIGLVDWVLNWPIVKYFYVKDSYFHCYQTFEDEYVSNLQRKNTR, from the coding sequence ATGGAATCTTCTACTTCTTTAGTGGTGGAATATAACCCAATACCGTTTGATCATACCTACATCCTATACGATccaaatgatttaatatcaatggCATCGGTTCACATGTCACTTTTAccaatatatattatggtATTTTATACAGCTTGGTTCTTGATCACCCGAGAGATTGAACCTGTCGTAATAGTCGGCGGACATTTAATTGGTGAAGTTGCAAATAAAGTCATTAAAAAGCTTATTAAACAGCCAAGGCCAGATTTTCATAAAGATTTCGGAAGTGGCTCTTATAGTTTATCGTTTGGTATGCCATCTGCACATTCTCAATTCATGGGATTGTTTGGAGCGTATTTTGTATGCATATTCTTGTTCAGAATGTCTCATTTAACACGATTACAGAGATGGCTTGGGTGCTTCGTTTTGGTGGTATCTTCCACTGCAGTTGCGTTTTCAAGggtttatttattgtatcATACTATTCAGCAGGTCGCTGTGGGAATTATGTTCGGCACTTTCCTAGGcattttctatttcattttaACCTCTATCGCCAGAGATATTGGTTTGGTAGATTGGGTATTAAATTGGCCTATTGTTAAGTATTTTTACGTTAAAGATTCATATTT